From a single Stackebrandtia endophytica genomic region:
- a CDS encoding DUF262 domain-containing protein yields MADHGLKFEIESKTVAEFRTLDKSGELILQPEYQRKAVWPERAKVSLMETILLGYPIPEIYLAYETSPEGEQTASVVDGQQRLTSLLEFLNNAFTLVGLEDERLREKFEGKLFKELPDDVRREFFQYRFPIRRLSNLADEFVRAVFARVNRVNMVLTEQELRNALLPGPFNDFLKDCAAHQISTKSGIFSGERRSRGGDLEFYAEVFGTCIFGLSNKKTELSERYDKISADFEDYQSRSIEFLELLTTLSEIVKWVGRTRWSNIVDMFTLLHVSWGLRNELGNASPNQKMQIQDLLDQFQRTVSVMKRDSENGEAAGVLESLADMVDMPVEKVKKIVKDYTSGIRNSSDLGSRRVRSQQLALVLSANLKGCLSD; encoded by the coding sequence ATGGCTGATCACGGACTCAAGTTTGAGATCGAGTCGAAAACCGTGGCCGAATTCAGGACGCTGGACAAGTCTGGCGAGCTAATCCTTCAGCCAGAGTATCAGCGCAAGGCCGTCTGGCCAGAACGCGCCAAGGTCTCCTTGATGGAGACAATTCTCTTGGGGTATCCAATCCCAGAGATCTACCTTGCATATGAGACGTCACCAGAAGGTGAGCAGACCGCGTCTGTCGTGGATGGTCAGCAACGACTCACCTCCTTGCTTGAGTTTCTGAACAACGCGTTTACGCTGGTGGGGCTAGAGGACGAGAGGCTGCGCGAGAAGTTCGAAGGGAAACTATTTAAGGAGTTGCCTGACGATGTGCGTCGGGAGTTCTTCCAATACCGTTTTCCGATTCGGCGTCTGTCGAACCTTGCTGACGAGTTTGTGCGAGCCGTGTTCGCACGCGTAAACAGAGTGAATATGGTACTAACGGAACAAGAGCTCCGCAATGCCTTGTTGCCCGGTCCGTTTAACGACTTCCTCAAAGACTGCGCGGCTCATCAGATTAGTACGAAGTCCGGTATCTTCAGTGGCGAGCGACGTAGTCGCGGAGGTGATCTGGAGTTCTATGCAGAGGTCTTTGGCACCTGCATCTTCGGGCTATCCAATAAAAAAACCGAACTCAGTGAACGGTACGATAAGATCTCCGCAGATTTCGAGGATTACCAGAGCCGATCGATTGAATTTCTCGAACTATTGACGACCCTAAGCGAGATCGTCAAGTGGGTCGGCCGAACCAGATGGTCAAACATTGTCGATATGTTCACGCTACTACATGTCTCCTGGGGCCTTAGGAATGAACTAGGAAATGCTAGTCCGAACCAGAAAATGCAGATTCAGGACCTTCTGGATCAGTTTCAACGCACAGTCTCGGTCATGAAGCGCGATAGCGAGAACGGAGAGGCTGCAGGCGTTCTGGAGTCGCTTGCAGACATGGTTGATATGCCTGTCGAAAAAGTCAAAAAGATTGTCAAGGATTATACTTCGGGTATCCGGAACTCCTCCGACCTTGGTTCACGTCGAGTCCGTTCTCAACAGCTGGCTTTGGTTCTCTCCGCTAATCTCAAGGGCTGCCTGTCTGACTAA
- a CDS encoding pentapeptide repeat-containing protein, with protein sequence MAKRWEAIRNWLGRIGLFANVVFVLLLGLAVTGGITTTLWLSVGGGLAIVPAGTTVLDLLKLGLTVTAGIGGVVALVVAYRKQRFGEHAEQRLNAADAREDTKLFNERFGAAADKLGATEPANQLAGIYAMAGLADDWDTGRQTCINVLCGYLRLPYTPPGDLPENPTAEEHEEHQRKVTTQQIRHVLIDLIGERLRAAPVPGRTWHSHYFDFSGATIDGGRLNHIKVTEESRLDFSRVRFSGEVHFNHAKFDAGRVLFIKAKFDAGKVEFNDAQFNGSTVQFRHAQFNGGYVEFLAAQFNGGSVGFEMAKLKSGCIDFGVSEFDGGSIRFFLAKFDGGWIRFYLAKFNGSQISFSKAQFNGSKMEFGKARFNGGSFDFNEAQFNHGTVTFRESEFNGSEVDFHDVNQWTVPPIFDDFPHGPPTGVYWPRSPTRGQTDASD encoded by the coding sequence ATGGCAAAGCGCTGGGAGGCCATCCGTAACTGGCTCGGCCGTATCGGGCTGTTCGCCAATGTTGTGTTCGTTCTATTGCTCGGCCTAGCAGTCACTGGGGGCATTACCACCACCTTGTGGCTCAGCGTCGGTGGCGGGTTGGCAATCGTTCCGGCCGGTACCACAGTACTAGATCTGTTGAAGCTGGGTTTGACGGTGACCGCTGGCATCGGTGGCGTCGTTGCACTGGTTGTGGCATACCGAAAACAACGCTTTGGCGAGCACGCTGAGCAGCGACTAAACGCTGCTGACGCCCGCGAAGACACCAAGCTCTTCAACGAACGTTTTGGGGCCGCAGCAGACAAACTGGGCGCTACCGAACCAGCAAACCAACTTGCTGGTATTTACGCTATGGCGGGCTTGGCCGACGACTGGGACACAGGTCGCCAAACCTGCATTAATGTCCTGTGTGGATACTTGCGCCTGCCGTACACCCCACCTGGGGACCTACCTGAGAACCCCACTGCCGAGGAACATGAAGAACATCAGCGAAAAGTCACGACGCAACAGATCCGTCACGTGCTAATTGATCTCATCGGCGAACGTCTTCGTGCTGCCCCAGTCCCCGGTCGCACTTGGCACAGCCACTATTTCGACTTTTCCGGCGCTACCATCGATGGCGGCCGGCTTAACCACATCAAAGTCACTGAAGAATCCCGACTTGACTTCTCGAGAGTCAGGTTCTCAGGGGAGGTTCACTTCAACCATGCCAAATTTGATGCGGGGAGGGTCCTCTTCATCAAAGCAAAGTTCGATGCCGGCAAGGTCGAGTTCAATGATGCGCAGTTCAACGGCAGCACTGTCCAGTTTAGGCATGCGCAGTTCAATGGCGGCTATGTCGAGTTTTTGGCGGCGCAGTTCAATGGCGGCTCCGTCGGGTTCGAGATGGCAAAGCTCAAATCCGGCTGCATTGATTTCGGTGTGTCGGAGTTCGACGGCGGCTCAATTCGCTTCTTTTTGGCGAAGTTCGACGGCGGCTGGATTCGCTTCTACTTGGCGAAGTTCAACGGCAGCCAGATCAGCTTCAGCAAGGCACAGTTTAATGGTAGTAAGATGGAGTTTGGGAAAGCGCGGTTCAATGGTGGCAGTTTCGATTTCAATGAGGCACAGTTCAACCATGGCACGGTCACGTTCAGGGAGTCGGAGTTCAATGGCAGTGAGGTCGACTTCCACGATGTGAATCAATGGACGGTGCCACCTATATTCGATGACTTCCCACACGGACCTCCAACCGGCGTGTACTGGCCGAGAAGCCCGACAAGGGGCCAAACAGACGCATCGGATTGA
- a CDS encoding ATP-binding protein, with protein MLWTRNEVALIKDSNGISHLDSLINELLSLSAETTYLELKQDNADKEMIGRNISALSNSAALYERESGYLLWGIHDKDHSIVGTAFDPFKAKVGNQNLINWLSTQLQPQMNFEFIDYEMDGKRLVLLEVGRAPGRPVRFKNDAFIRVGNYTKNLKDHANLERNLWRKFETTKFESGVATHNVEGSRVLELLDFPAYFELMEMPLPTGSDQILDMLERDRIVERTDSAKWSITNLGAILFARDIRQFRSVERKAVRVVQYKGKSRIETIKEQVGVQGYANGFQGMIGYINGLLPRNEFIAQALRSSVTMYPELAIRELVANALIHQDLTISGTGPMIEIFDGRIEITNPGTPLMKPERFIDSPPRSRNEILGNLMRRLRICEERGTGWDKVATFIEAYQLPAPLVEVTNDHTRVTLYSHRELREMDRTERVRAVYLHTVLRYVTHEKVTNTTIRERFGIEKQNSARASNLLKDAVEDGWIAVRNPDAGRAMREYVPFWVVALERQLPRNSPLGF; from the coding sequence ATGCTTTGGACAAGAAATGAAGTGGCCTTGATAAAAGACTCTAACGGTATCTCGCACTTGGATAGTCTCATTAATGAGCTTTTGAGCCTTTCGGCAGAGACAACATATCTCGAGCTAAAGCAGGACAATGCCGATAAAGAGATGATTGGTCGAAACATTTCGGCCTTGTCGAACTCTGCTGCCCTCTATGAGCGCGAGTCTGGCTACCTTCTATGGGGCATCCATGATAAGGATCATTCAATCGTGGGAACCGCATTCGACCCGTTCAAGGCGAAAGTGGGTAATCAGAATCTCATTAATTGGCTGTCAACTCAGCTCCAGCCGCAGATGAATTTTGAATTCATTGACTATGAGATGGACGGCAAGAGGCTTGTCTTGTTGGAAGTGGGACGTGCCCCTGGGCGACCAGTCAGGTTCAAGAACGATGCTTTCATTAGGGTTGGAAATTACACAAAGAATCTAAAGGATCATGCGAATCTTGAGCGTAACTTGTGGCGTAAGTTTGAAACCACCAAGTTCGAAAGTGGGGTAGCGACACATAATGTTGAGGGTTCTCGGGTTCTCGAACTCTTGGATTTCCCAGCTTACTTTGAACTGATGGAAATGCCACTACCTACGGGTAGTGATCAGATCCTTGACATGTTGGAAAGGGATCGAATCGTTGAGCGAACCGACTCAGCTAAGTGGAGCATTACCAACCTCGGTGCGATACTGTTTGCTCGGGACATCCGCCAGTTTCGTTCTGTCGAGCGCAAGGCTGTTCGGGTTGTTCAGTACAAAGGGAAAAGTCGTATAGAAACGATTAAAGAACAGGTTGGCGTGCAAGGGTATGCAAACGGGTTTCAAGGTATGATCGGATACATCAATGGGCTGCTCCCTCGCAATGAATTTATTGCTCAGGCACTACGTAGTTCCGTAACGATGTACCCAGAGCTTGCGATACGAGAGCTTGTGGCAAATGCGCTTATTCATCAAGATCTGACTATTTCAGGTACCGGTCCGATGATCGAGATTTTTGATGGAAGGATCGAGATAACCAACCCTGGGACACCGCTCATGAAACCTGAACGCTTTATCGATAGCCCTCCGCGTTCGCGTAATGAGATACTCGGTAATCTGATGCGGCGTCTCAGGATATGCGAAGAACGCGGAACGGGATGGGACAAAGTCGCGACCTTTATTGAGGCGTATCAACTTCCCGCTCCGCTGGTTGAAGTCACGAACGACCATACTCGGGTCACTCTCTATAGCCATCGTGAACTGAGGGAAATGGACCGGACTGAGCGAGTACGGGCTGTATACCTCCATACCGTTCTTCGTTATGTCACTCACGAAAAAGTGACAAATACGACAATTAGGGAACGGTTCGGAATTGAGAAACAGAACAGCGCAAGGGCATCAAACCTACTTAAAGATGCTGTCGAGGACGGATGGATAGCCGTTCGTAACCCGGACGCCGGTCGCGCGATGCGTGAATATGTCCCTTTTTGGGTGGTTGCGCTTGAGCGTCAGCTGCCTCGAAACTCTCCCCTTGGCTTTTGA
- a CDS encoding NUDIX domain-containing protein, whose product MARIEHINNHEAPRPTAIVPATTAFIQDDSARVLLIQRSDNGLWALPGGGQDFGESIAETAVRETKEETGVDVEVISLVGIYTDPRHLVEYSDGEVRQQFSICFRCRPIDGTPTRSSESVDVRWIDHSKVNSLSINPSMRLRIEHGFQHRPEPYIG is encoded by the coding sequence ATGGCTCGTATTGAGCACATCAACAATCATGAGGCACCTCGACCGACTGCCATTGTTCCAGCGACTACGGCCTTCATACAGGACGACTCCGCGCGAGTGTTGCTGATTCAACGCAGCGACAACGGACTGTGGGCGCTTCCCGGTGGTGGACAGGATTTCGGCGAGAGCATTGCCGAGACTGCCGTTCGTGAGACGAAGGAAGAGACCGGCGTCGACGTCGAGGTGATCAGTCTGGTCGGGATCTATACCGACCCGCGCCATCTGGTCGAGTACTCCGATGGCGAAGTGCGGCAGCAGTTCTCCATTTGCTTCCGTTGCCGGCCAATCGACGGAACTCCAACCCGAAGCAGCGAGTCAGTCGACGTGAGGTGGATTGACCACAGCAAGGTGAACTCGCTCTCGATCAACCCATCGATGAGACTACGGATCGAGCACGGATTCCAGCACCGACCCGAGCCATACATCGGTTAA
- a CDS encoding DMT family transporter, translated as MRHRYSGAARVAALALLWGSGFLWIKVALEAFTPIQISTLRMVLGAAALLVILRWKRLSLPTGWTTWGHLTIAALFGNAIPYLLFGIAEQEISSSAAGVITASTPLWTVLLTVLAYRNSQAARRNGWSLVLGFLGVMLIFSPWLHGSEIASWYGLACLAAAASYGVSYLYIGHFLAKRELGALPMATGQLISASALTALAIPFFGWPTPTWNPTAVAALAILGVLGTGIAYILNYRIITDDGPTPASIVQYLLPVVAVALGLVILGEPVQFQVMIGMVIVLIGARMRRSDTLQSRK; from the coding sequence GTGAGACATCGTTATTCCGGGGCGGCCCGTGTGGCCGCCCTGGCCCTTCTCTGGGGCTCAGGCTTCCTGTGGATCAAGGTCGCTTTGGAAGCGTTCACGCCGATTCAGATCAGCACACTGCGAATGGTCCTCGGCGCTGCCGCGCTACTGGTCATTCTGCGTTGGAAGCGACTATCTCTCCCCACAGGTTGGACCACTTGGGGGCATCTGACCATCGCGGCTCTATTCGGCAACGCCATTCCCTACCTGTTGTTCGGGATTGCCGAGCAGGAGATCTCATCATCAGCCGCTGGTGTGATAACCGCCTCGACACCGCTGTGGACCGTCTTGCTGACCGTGCTCGCGTACCGCAATTCCCAAGCTGCACGGCGCAACGGTTGGAGCCTGGTGCTCGGGTTCCTCGGAGTGATGTTGATCTTCTCGCCGTGGCTTCACGGCAGCGAGATAGCCAGTTGGTACGGCTTGGCATGTCTCGCAGCTGCTGCTTCATACGGCGTCAGCTACCTCTACATCGGCCACTTCCTCGCCAAGCGAGAACTCGGCGCACTCCCCATGGCCACCGGCCAACTCATCAGCGCCAGCGCACTCACCGCCTTGGCCATCCCGTTCTTCGGTTGGCCCACACCCACATGGAACCCCACTGCCGTCGCAGCACTGGCGATCCTAGGCGTTCTCGGCACCGGCATCGCATACATCCTGAACTACCGCATCATCACCGACGACGGACCAACACCAGCCTCGATCGTCCAATACCTACTGCCCGTGGTCGCCGTGGCATTGGGCCTGGTTATCTTGGGCGAACCAGTGCAGTTCCAGGTGATGATCGGCATGGTAATCGTCCTTATCGGAGCCCGCATGCGGCGAAGTGACACGTTGCAATCAAGAAAATGA
- a CDS encoding GntR family transcriptional regulator, which yields MSKAEPGKKAPRQQMADALRSDIRNGRYSPGEQLPSQRQLAAQYGVAQNTAGEAVKILQLEGLLDNPVKARPRVRAQRTLLRLGAERYSNHLRESTGLSPFRAEVAKQGKTARVDCTSITKIGVPADVAERLGVGGDVEVVRRENWYFADDEPVQMGVTYIPWETVEGTPLADSAKMGKGSLYARLEERGHRITSIREEVSSRMPTPDEVESLQVPIGTPVIEVVHTSFDQDGTAFEVTRFVMRADTNGLDYRIMIED from the coding sequence ATGTCAAAGGCCGAACCAGGCAAGAAGGCGCCGCGTCAACAGATGGCTGACGCCCTACGCTCAGATATCCGCAACGGGCGCTACTCGCCCGGAGAGCAGCTGCCGTCACAACGGCAACTCGCGGCTCAATACGGGGTCGCACAGAACACCGCCGGTGAAGCGGTCAAGATCTTGCAGCTGGAAGGACTGCTCGATAATCCGGTCAAGGCCCGGCCGCGGGTCCGCGCTCAGCGCACTCTGTTGCGCTTGGGGGCTGAGCGGTATTCGAACCATCTTCGGGAAAGCACCGGGCTCTCACCGTTCCGAGCGGAGGTTGCTAAGCAGGGGAAGACAGCTCGGGTCGACTGCACGTCGATCACCAAGATCGGCGTTCCGGCTGATGTAGCCGAACGTCTCGGCGTCGGCGGCGATGTCGAAGTTGTCCGGCGAGAGAACTGGTACTTCGCCGATGACGAGCCCGTTCAGATGGGAGTAACTTACATTCCCTGGGAGACAGTCGAAGGAACGCCACTGGCCGACTCGGCCAAGATGGGAAAGGGCAGTTTGTACGCGCGGCTGGAAGAACGCGGACACCGAATCACCAGCATCCGCGAGGAAGTCAGCTCCCGAATGCCCACACCGGATGAAGTCGAGTCATTGCAGGTGCCCATCGGCACACCGGTAATCGAAGTGGTTCACACTTCATTCGATCAAGATGGCACAGCCTTCGAAGTAACCCGGTTCGTCATGCGAGCCGACACCAACGGGCTCGACTACCGCATCATGATCGAGGACTAG
- a CDS encoding AMED_5909 family protein — translation MTLVRAISDLLSMMPGPDADIADRVKFFQRKAEVFDRVAAEDAEHSTEAAELAQKARTQASELAGGAS, via the coding sequence ATGACCTTGGTGCGCGCCATTTCCGATCTTCTGTCCATGATGCCGGGACCTGACGCCGACATCGCCGACCGGGTCAAGTTCTTCCAACGGAAGGCCGAGGTTTTCGACCGCGTCGCCGCTGAGGATGCCGAGCACTCCACCGAGGCCGCTGAACTGGCGCAGAAGGCACGCACTCAAGCCAGTGAACTGGCTGGAGGTGCCTCATGA
- a CDS encoding GGDEF domain-containing protein encodes MSLEYFIGAASGAAPAIAATAVITSGVIRRRAAIDPLTGIPSRAGLPVLERLVRRGLRRGEHTAVVVLDLRGFKQVNDTHGHDAGDMVIRAVAQRLAACDQVRGVVRLGGDEFAAVVTSPTGVSWKALLTAINVALASTGVRVSESATVYPSATIGAAIAQPGDTLTELLSGADYAMYRARLLDDDVNVKDGGIRVYPRDGIRPRDVRPARPEVVHQ; translated from the coding sequence ATGAGCCTCGAATACTTCATCGGTGCTGCTTCTGGTGCGGCTCCGGCGATCGCCGCCACAGCCGTCATCACCTCCGGCGTCATCCGCCGCCGCGCCGCAATCGACCCGCTGACCGGTATCCCTAGTCGTGCCGGGCTCCCGGTCCTGGAGCGCCTGGTTCGTCGGGGGCTTCGCCGCGGCGAGCACACCGCTGTGGTGGTCCTCGACTTGCGGGGTTTCAAGCAGGTCAACGACACTCACGGCCACGACGCCGGCGACATGGTGATCCGGGCGGTCGCGCAACGACTGGCCGCCTGCGACCAGGTGCGCGGCGTGGTTCGGCTCGGTGGCGATGAGTTCGCCGCCGTGGTCACCAGCCCGACCGGGGTCAGCTGGAAGGCACTGCTGACGGCTATCAACGTCGCTCTGGCCTCAACCGGGGTCCGGGTATCGGAGTCGGCGACGGTGTACCCGTCAGCCACGATCGGCGCGGCCATAGCCCAACCCGGCGACACGCTCACTGAGCTGTTGAGCGGCGCTGACTACGCCATGTACCGGGCACGGCTGCTGGACGACGACGTGAACGTCAAGGACGGTGGCATACGGGTATACCCACGCGACGGCATCCGACCCCGTGACGTCCGCCCGGCCCGTCCGGAGGTGGTCCACCAATGA
- a CDS encoding RRQRL motif-containing zinc-binding protein — MSRYMARFDDPTGDTYGLPTYPWRSAPPGLVTRRQLRAAGLAPGGHDPVAQVMWKGVGGHRVAHLYSLALAVPKREATPAVQAAVEKALAARRTCPTCGITRAYYIRTSLGECNQCAEPSLYTGAAV; from the coding sequence GTGAGCCGCTATATGGCGCGGTTCGATGACCCGACCGGCGACACCTATGGCCTGCCCACGTATCCGTGGCGGTCAGCACCACCTGGTCTGGTGACACGTCGCCAGCTACGCGCCGCGGGCCTCGCGCCCGGCGGGCATGATCCGGTCGCGCAGGTCATGTGGAAAGGCGTCGGCGGCCACCGGGTCGCCCACCTGTACTCCCTGGCGCTGGCGGTACCGAAACGGGAAGCCACACCCGCTGTCCAAGCAGCAGTCGAGAAGGCCCTGGCCGCGCGTCGCACCTGCCCAACCTGCGGAATCACCCGCGCCTACTACATCCGCACCTCGCTCGGCGAATGCAACCAATGCGCCGAACCGAGCCTCTACACAGGAGCCGCTGTATGA
- a CDS encoding DUF2637 domain-containing protein, translating to MSARRQRRIERVERMRKAGVEPLGFGGRIASAAIIIGAIGIGGVGFAASFANVTKAMTPAFGEWAWLVPAGIDLGIAVTIGLDILLAKMRMRPAWLRFIPWGLTGITIWLNASGHSGIGLVGHVSLPAMFIVMSEVGAHVIRVRAGLAAGETREGPRLPRWLVAPVETVQLWMIMARTPGVDTYEKALAEHHGHVMAAVALREAWGIAWRIKAPHQLRARHRLGTLTATDVTTAKAAADGKPKASAKTDTKPNTASKPAKPSRRTSKTSISDDDALAAIRALPTDKGGHIAVKAAARAAGIGVDRARRLLDANNLLAPRGNES from the coding sequence GTGTCGGCACGCCGGCAGCGTCGGATCGAGCGGGTCGAACGGATGCGGAAAGCCGGTGTCGAACCGTTGGGGTTCGGCGGCCGGATTGCTTCTGCGGCCATCATCATCGGTGCGATCGGCATCGGAGGCGTCGGATTCGCCGCGTCCTTCGCCAACGTCACCAAGGCTATGACTCCCGCCTTCGGTGAGTGGGCATGGCTGGTGCCAGCGGGTATCGACCTCGGTATCGCCGTCACCATCGGCCTTGACATCCTTTTGGCCAAGATGCGGATGCGCCCGGCGTGGTTGCGGTTCATCCCGTGGGGATTGACCGGGATCACCATCTGGCTCAACGCCTCCGGCCACTCCGGTATCGGTCTGGTCGGGCACGTCTCGCTTCCGGCCATGTTCATCGTGATGTCCGAGGTCGGCGCCCACGTCATCCGCGTCCGCGCCGGGCTCGCCGCAGGTGAAACCCGTGAAGGTCCACGGCTTCCGCGTTGGCTGGTCGCACCAGTCGAGACCGTCCAGTTGTGGATGATCATGGCCCGCACACCCGGCGTCGACACCTACGAGAAGGCACTGGCCGAACACCACGGCCACGTTATGGCCGCCGTGGCCCTGCGCGAAGCCTGGGGCATCGCGTGGCGAATCAAGGCACCACACCAGCTGCGCGCCCGGCACCGCCTCGGCACACTCACCGCCACCGACGTCACCACCGCCAAAGCCGCCGCCGATGGGAAGCCCAAGGCGTCTGCCAAAACAGACACCAAACCGAACACGGCATCCAAGCCCGCCAAACCATCGCGCCGCACCAGCAAGACCTCAATCAGCGACGACGACGCCCTGGCCGCGATCCGGGCACTCCCGACCGACAAGGGCGGGCACATCGCTGTCAAAGCCGCGGCACGCGCTGCCGGCATCGGCGTCGACCGTGCCCGCCGCCTACTCGACGCCAACAACCTGCTCGCACCACGCGGCAACGAATCCTAA
- a CDS encoding DNA translocase FtsK gives MTRFKTLDTDLVAQAAQLLAETQFGSITMLQRRLSINYAMACRVMDALEAAGIVGPPIGGGARVVLIDGDGPAAAQTATTWLTNQQ, from the coding sequence ATGACCCGTTTCAAAACTCTCGATACCGACCTTGTCGCCCAAGCAGCGCAGCTGCTCGCCGAGACCCAATTCGGATCTATCACGATGCTGCAGCGGCGACTGTCCATCAACTACGCCATGGCCTGTCGGGTCATGGATGCGCTGGAGGCCGCCGGGATCGTCGGACCACCCATCGGCGGCGGCGCCCGTGTCGTCCTGATCGACGGCGACGGACCCGCCGCCGCGCAGACCGCCACCACCTGGCTCACCAACCAGCAATAA
- a CDS encoding DUF3631 domain-containing protein, producing the protein MTTTELVKPRQQRPRTNAPRPSADEQWDFGGWSSPFLGAPIVYTIGVFLYVLEVDWYWPALAGLGFAAPFYASARARGLRQLGVIYTLVASGVATVWLIYASQVLTFNVLELLGTLHHMIAGIVISVPLLVVWLIMVRDAGRARVATYLAGHEQATSKNDDEPQVWEQITKAAGIKKWLVTAEPEVTKDAITVPMQIQPGGTTYREAIARIDALELAANAAFPGAIRLEQPRGQGVATVLIRQALRSTLADEVPAPPVPDEPRSILEPLVDSRFDDGAISGRIHAYQTCVTIGKRNSGKTGLQHVRIDAYASMDDCMLWGVDFKEGRLLIPWLTPFALGLTDRPVFDWAGTSPVTVAKMVEALHAIGGARGAAIPGEKVIPTAALPALRLNLDEIATLAADPTHQRTTQRFLRLVSKRRTEGIDADVATQRGTISFLGPGARDLLSQAGIVDLLKVDSAAEVFNALSVPAEKLGSVDPTTFEHPGTKLSIADGDRLAAARTIRLRIEDIPDRALHYAPWRPRLDALSTEAAGAAYAKRWDTDEARSLLYQAAKQAGDDTAARRWLSDQPALNTDQEETTTTSQAPVVVSPGITFDDTTQTRVNARIAAAALRTAIGDEDFILTKDAIDTLANANPTRWGSLDARSLATMMKEIGVEPAVNLGPKNQRGYTKTALDDAFDM; encoded by the coding sequence ATGACGACGACGGAGTTGGTGAAGCCACGACAGCAGCGACCACGAACGAATGCTCCCCGTCCATCTGCTGATGAGCAGTGGGACTTCGGTGGCTGGTCAAGTCCCTTCTTGGGTGCGCCGATCGTCTACACCATCGGCGTGTTCTTGTACGTGTTGGAGGTCGACTGGTACTGGCCGGCACTGGCAGGACTCGGGTTCGCCGCCCCGTTCTACGCCTCCGCCAGAGCCCGCGGCCTGCGACAACTCGGGGTTATCTACACACTGGTCGCCTCCGGCGTGGCCACGGTCTGGCTTATCTACGCCTCGCAAGTGCTGACCTTCAACGTCTTGGAACTGCTGGGAACCCTGCATCACATGATCGCCGGGATCGTGATCTCGGTGCCGCTGCTGGTCGTGTGGTTGATCATGGTCCGCGACGCCGGACGCGCCCGTGTCGCCACCTACCTCGCCGGACACGAACAAGCCACGTCCAAAAACGACGACGAGCCGCAAGTGTGGGAACAGATCACCAAAGCCGCCGGCATCAAGAAATGGCTCGTCACGGCCGAACCCGAGGTCACCAAGGACGCCATCACCGTACCCATGCAGATTCAACCCGGTGGCACCACCTACCGGGAAGCCATCGCCCGTATCGACGCCCTCGAACTGGCCGCCAACGCCGCGTTTCCCGGCGCGATCCGGCTGGAACAGCCACGCGGACAAGGCGTGGCAACCGTCCTGATCAGGCAGGCACTCCGATCGACCCTGGCCGATGAAGTACCCGCACCACCCGTACCAGACGAGCCACGGTCAATCCTGGAACCATTGGTAGACAGTCGCTTCGACGACGGCGCCATATCAGGCCGGATTCACGCCTACCAGACCTGCGTCACCATCGGGAAACGCAACTCCGGCAAAACCGGCCTTCAACACGTCCGCATCGACGCCTACGCCTCGATGGACGACTGCATGCTGTGGGGCGTCGACTTCAAAGAAGGCCGACTGCTGATCCCGTGGCTGACACCGTTCGCACTCGGGCTGACTGACCGGCCGGTGTTCGACTGGGCCGGAACCAGCCCGGTCACCGTCGCGAAAATGGTCGAAGCCCTGCACGCCATCGGTGGCGCCCGTGGGGCGGCGATCCCAGGAGAGAAAGTCATCCCGACGGCCGCGCTACCGGCCCTGCGGTTGAACCTCGACGAGATCGCGACCCTGGCCGCCGACCCAACGCACCAACGCACCACACAGCGGTTCCTGCGACTGGTATCCAAACGACGCACCGAGGGCATCGACGCCGATGTCGCCACCCAACGAGGAACCATCAGTTTCCTCGGGCCAGGGGCACGGGACCTGTTGTCCCAGGCCGGGATCGTCGACCTGCTCAAAGTCGACTCCGCCGCCGAAGTATTCAACGCGCTATCGGTCCCGGCCGAGAAACTCGGCAGCGTCGACCCGACCACCTTCGAACACCCGGGAACCAAGCTCAGCATCGCCGACGGCGACCGACTCGCCGCCGCCCGAACCATCCGACTGCGCATCGAGGACATACCCGACCGGGCCCTGCACTACGCGCCCTGGAGACCACGCCTCGACGCCCTGTCGACCGAGGCGGCTGGAGCCGCCTACGCGAAACGTTGGGACACCGACGAAGCCCGCAGCCTGCTCTACCAAGCCGCCAAACAAGCCGGCGACGACACCGCCGCCCGCCGGTGGCTATCCGACCAACCCGCACTCAACACCGACCAGGAGGAAACCACCACGACGAGCCAGGCACCGGTCGTGGTATCGCCGGGCATCACCTTCGACGACACCACCCAGACTCGCGTCAACGCGCGCATCGCCGCCGCCGCACTACGCACCGCCATCGGCGACGAGGACTTCATCCTCACCAAAGACGCCATCGACACCTTGGCCAATGCCAACCCGACCCGCTGGGGCAGTCTCGACGCCCGAAGCCTCGCCACGATGATGAAGGAAATCGGCGTCGAACCGGCCGTGAACCTCGGGCCGAAAAACCAACGCGGCTACACCAAGACCGCTCTGGACGACGCGTTCGACATGTAG